The following coding sequences are from one Patagioenas fasciata isolate bPatFas1 chromosome 23, bPatFas1.hap1, whole genome shotgun sequence window:
- the AURKAIP1 gene encoding small ribosomal subunit protein mS38, protein MLISQLTSQLLRASRVAGHLLPRAASSFPCCHSTSAHYSTQPSNKSGAQPQRRYALDPELEEMLIPRKLSISPLESWLTVRYSLPKAEIPNAQEEGGYEPVQRYDCPPSDEGAGVEEGEGTLSNKVQCKNVLKIRRRKMNRHKYKKLLKRRKFVRRRIKEGRKKKRQIKFEKDLERIWKRAGLKNPPAGWQTPKIFLKSSKR, encoded by the exons ATGTTAATATCGCAGCTGACTTCCCAGTTACTGAGGGCTTCACGAGTTGCAG gccatttgTTGCCAAGGGCAGCGTCTTCCTTTCCTTGCTGTCATTCCACATCTGCGCACTACAGCACGCAGCCGTCTAACAAGAGCGGAGCCCAACCTCAGCGGCGATATGCGCTGGACCCTGAACTGGAGGAGATGCTGATCCCCAGAAAACTTTCCATCAGCCCCTTGGAAAGCTGGCTGACCGTGCGGTactccctgcccaaagcagaaatCCCAAATGCTCAGGAAGAAGGAGGTTATGAACCTGTCCAGCGATATGACTGTCCCCCATCTGACGAGGGAGCTGGCgtggaggaaggagaggggacacTTAGCAACAAAGTTCAATGTAAGAACGTTTTGAAGATTCGCAGGAGGAAAATGAATCGGCACAAGTACAAGAAGCTGCTCAAGCGAAGGAAGTTTGTGCGTAGGAGGATAAAGGAAGGTCGCAAGAAGAAACGTCAG ataAAATTTGAGAAAGATTTGGAGCGCATCTGGAAAAGAGCTGGTTTGAAAAATCCTCCTGCGGGATGGCAAACACCCAAGATATTTCTGAAAAGTTCAAAGCGATAA
- the MXRA8 gene encoding matrix remodeling-associated protein 8 isoform X2, with translation MVWTQDRLNDRQRVVHWDVYYGDNKMERLCDMYSAGDQRVYSSYNEGRIFMPQNAFTDGNFSLMIKDVMESDEGTYSCNLHHHYCHLYETVKVQLEITKKAEDAKQYWDGEKPVIVAPEGSTVMLPCVNRNHIWTERHSEEEQQVVHWDRQPPGVPHDRADRLIDLYASGERRSYGPLFIRQKMNITDTAFALGDFSLRISQLESADEGTYSCHLHHHYCGLHERRIYQVFVKEPVREKKVVNLTTHNIAPAIDPNVVRGHNVINVIIPESRVHFFQQLGYILATLLLFVILLIIVVFVTRKRRHRGYEYNVKKHGEKDVNLKEFTVDTTDLTQYKSEDIRLDYKNNILKEKAEQARSFPAKNIDLDKDFRKEYCK, from the exons ATGGTGTGGACCCAGGACCGGCTCAACGACCGGCAGCGCGTGGTGCACTGGGACGTCTACTACGGAGATAACAAGATGGAGAGGCTGTGTGACATGTACTCGGCCGGGGACCAGCGCGTGTACAGCTCCTACAACGAAGGGAGGATATTCATGCCCCAGAATGCATTTACAGATGGCAACTTCTCCTTGATGATCAAAG ATGTTATGGAGAGTGACGAAGGCACATATTCCTGTAATCTTCACCATCACTACTGCCACTTATATGAAACTGTGAAAGTCCAGCTGGAGATCACCAAGAAAG CTGAGGATGCAAAGCAATACTGGGACGGGGAAAAGCCGGTGATTGTCGCCCCGGAAGGCAGCACCGTGATGCTCCCCTGTGTGAACCGCAACCACATCTGGACTGAACGGCACAGCGAAGAGGAACAACAAGTGGTGCACTGGGACAGGCAGCCCCCGGGCGTTCCTCACGACCGCGCTGACCGTCTCATCGACCTCTACGCCTCCGGCGAGCGCCGTTCTTACGGACCTCTCTTCATCCGTCAGAAGATGAACATCACCGACACGGCCTTTGCCCTGGGTGACTTTTCCCTGCGGATTTCGCAGCTGGAAAGCGCGGATGAAGGCACTTACTCCTGCCACCTGCACCATCACTACTGTGGCCTGCACGAGCGCAGGATCTACCAAGTCTTCGTGAAGGAGCCAGTGAGAGAGAAGAAGGTGGTGAACCTCACAACTCACAACATTGCCCCAGCCATCG ATCCCAATGTTGTCAGGGGCCACAACGTGATAAACGTGATCATCCCCGAGAGCCGGGTGCATTTCTTCCAGCAGCTGGGCTACATCCTGGCCACTCTGCTGCTCTTCGTCATCCTCCTCATCATCGTTGTCTTCGTCACCCGCAAGCGCCGGCATAGAG GTTACGAATACAACGTGAAGAAACACGGAGA GAAGGATGTAAATCTTAAAGAATTTACAGTCGACACAACAGATCTGACTCAATACAAAAGTGAAGACATCAGGCTGG ATTACAAAAACAACATCCTGAAGGAGAAGGCTGAGCAAGCCAGAAGCTTCCCAGCGAAGAACATCGATTTAGACAAAG ATTTCAGGAAGGAATATTGTAAATGA
- the MXRA8 gene encoding matrix remodeling-associated protein 8 isoform X1, which translates to MEQLAKLLLWQILLQQSSVYSYSVPADASNPESVVVSVLNISATLGSQAVLPCKSYRMVWTQDRLNDRQRVVHWDVYYGDNKMERLCDMYSAGDQRVYSSYNEGRIFMPQNAFTDGNFSLMIKDVMESDEGTYSCNLHHHYCHLYETVKVQLEITKKAEDAKQYWDGEKPVIVAPEGSTVMLPCVNRNHIWTERHSEEEQQVVHWDRQPPGVPHDRADRLIDLYASGERRSYGPLFIRQKMNITDTAFALGDFSLRISQLESADEGTYSCHLHHHYCGLHERRIYQVFVKEPVREKKVVNLTTHNIAPAIDPNVVRGHNVINVIIPESRVHFFQQLGYILATLLLFVILLIIVVFVTRKRRHRGYEYNVKKHGEKDVNLKEFTVDTTDLTQYKSEDIRLDYKNNILKEKAEQARSFPAKNIDLDKDFRKEYCK; encoded by the exons ATGGAGCAGCTAGCAAAACTCCTTCTGTGGCAGATTTTGCTTCAGCAAA GTTCTGTTTATTCGTATTCAG TCCCAGCCGATGCCTCAAACCCGGAGAGCGTCGTGGTGTCGGTGTTGAACATCAGCGCCACGCTGGGCTCGCAGGCCGTGCTGCCCTGCAAGAGCTACCGCATGGTGTGGACCCAGGACCGGCTCAACGACCGGCAGCGCGTGGTGCACTGGGACGTCTACTACGGAGATAACAAGATGGAGAGGCTGTGTGACATGTACTCGGCCGGGGACCAGCGCGTGTACAGCTCCTACAACGAAGGGAGGATATTCATGCCCCAGAATGCATTTACAGATGGCAACTTCTCCTTGATGATCAAAG ATGTTATGGAGAGTGACGAAGGCACATATTCCTGTAATCTTCACCATCACTACTGCCACTTATATGAAACTGTGAAAGTCCAGCTGGAGATCACCAAGAAAG CTGAGGATGCAAAGCAATACTGGGACGGGGAAAAGCCGGTGATTGTCGCCCCGGAAGGCAGCACCGTGATGCTCCCCTGTGTGAACCGCAACCACATCTGGACTGAACGGCACAGCGAAGAGGAACAACAAGTGGTGCACTGGGACAGGCAGCCCCCGGGCGTTCCTCACGACCGCGCTGACCGTCTCATCGACCTCTACGCCTCCGGCGAGCGCCGTTCTTACGGACCTCTCTTCATCCGTCAGAAGATGAACATCACCGACACGGCCTTTGCCCTGGGTGACTTTTCCCTGCGGATTTCGCAGCTGGAAAGCGCGGATGAAGGCACTTACTCCTGCCACCTGCACCATCACTACTGTGGCCTGCACGAGCGCAGGATCTACCAAGTCTTCGTGAAGGAGCCAGTGAGAGAGAAGAAGGTGGTGAACCTCACAACTCACAACATTGCCCCAGCCATCG ATCCCAATGTTGTCAGGGGCCACAACGTGATAAACGTGATCATCCCCGAGAGCCGGGTGCATTTCTTCCAGCAGCTGGGCTACATCCTGGCCACTCTGCTGCTCTTCGTCATCCTCCTCATCATCGTTGTCTTCGTCACCCGCAAGCGCCGGCATAGAG GTTACGAATACAACGTGAAGAAACACGGAGA GAAGGATGTAAATCTTAAAGAATTTACAGTCGACACAACAGATCTGACTCAATACAAAAGTGAAGACATCAGGCTGG ATTACAAAAACAACATCCTGAAGGAGAAGGCTGAGCAAGCCAGAAGCTTCCCAGCGAAGAACATCGATTTAGACAAAG ATTTCAGGAAGGAATATTGTAAATGA